The proteins below come from a single Desulfomicrobium escambiense DSM 10707 genomic window:
- a CDS encoding chemotaxis protein CheX: MNDTIKGIIAQFVEATTSVLQTMAMTEAKAGTPFVKQDASAKGDITGVIGFSNPKGKSRGTMSLTFTAATALGIVSAMIYEEQTEINDAVTDAVGELTNMISGQARKGLVGMGMIFEGAIPSVITGSGHIIRHVSTSAVLAIPFETQYGPMMVEVCFS; encoded by the coding sequence ATGAATGATACGATAAAGGGGATCATCGCGCAGTTCGTGGAGGCAACGACATCGGTCCTGCAGACCATGGCCATGACGGAGGCCAAGGCAGGAACGCCCTTTGTGAAGCAGGATGCCAGCGCAAAGGGAGACATTACGGGCGTCATTGGCTTTTCCAACCCCAAGGGCAAAAGCAGGGGGACGATGTCGCTGACGTTCACGGCCGCAACTGCACTGGGTATCGTCAGCGCGATGATCTATGAGGAGCAGACCGAGATCAACGATGCGGTGACCGACGCCGTCGGGGAACTGACCAACATGATCTCCGGACAGGCGCGCAAGGGCCTTGTGGGCATGGGCATGATTTTCGAAGGCGCCATCCCTTCGGTCATCACCGGCTCCGGTCACATCATCCGCCACGTTTCCACGAGCGCCGTACTGGCCATACCATTTGAAACGCAGTACGGACCGATGATGGTGGAGGTCTGCTTCAGCTGA